The sequence CAGGTTGACCAGGATCAAGCGCACCATTCTGGCGTCGGTTAAAAAGGAGAGCGGCTTTTCACGATCAGCCGTAATGTTCATCTTCTTTTCGCCAAGCTGGTACTCAAAGGTCTCGACAACCCGGTCGATAATTGTCGACACATCGACGTTGGCATAAGCCGGACCGGCCTCCCCCGCTTCAAGCTCGGCCGCAACAAAAATATTCTGCAGCTGGAAATCGAGATGAAACGCTTCCAGATAGATCATCCTGGCAATGGAACCGCATCGCTCATCATCCGGATGGCTGCACAGGCACTGCTGCGAAAGTCCCATGATCGAGGTCAATGGATTATTGATCTCATTACGGATATTCGACAGGAAGTGGCTCTTTACTGCCTCCGACTCCTGCAGTTTCGCATTCATGGTTTCCAGCTTGCGGGTCATTTCCTGAAGGTCGGACAGTGCTTTCTGATTAAAAGCAAACCGATCTTCAAGTTCCTTGATCAACTCATCGTCTGTCAATCGTTTCATATCTCTTTATTTCCTTCCCCGGGATTAGCTCTATTTCCTTGTAAGTAATTATGAATTAGTTGAGTCCCAGCTTTAATACCTTTTCGGCAATAGCGTCCAATGGCAGAACGATATCGACTGCGCCCAGTTTAATCGCTTCGTTCGGCATCCCGAAAACGATACAGGTCTTTTCATTCTGCGCAATATTGATCGCACCGGCGTGTTTCATCTCGAGCATACCCTTGGCGCCGTCATCACCCATTCCGGTCATAATGACACCGATCGCATTGCTGCCAGCGTACCGTGCCGTAGAGCGAAAAAGGACATCCACAGAAGGGCGGTGCCGACTCACCAGGGGACCGTCCTTGAGGGCAACATAATACTTCGCGCCACTTCTTTGCAGTAGCATATGGCGATTTCCCGGTGCAATCAGGGCGTGCCCCTGAATGATCGTATCGCCATCCTTCGCTTCCTTGACCGTTACCCGGCAGGTTTCGTTCAGCCGGTTGGCAAACGCGGCGGTAAAATGCTCCGGCATATGCTGGACAATAGCAACCCCCGGGGCATCGTAAGGAAGTGCTTCGAGAAAGCTGCGGATAGCTTCGGTTCCACCGGTCGAAGCACCAAGAGCTATGATCTTCTGGGTGGTCTGGAGCCTGAGTCCGGATTTGGGCTGGGGCAAGATCGCATCGGCCGTCAATTTCGGTTCAATCACCTTGGCCGTATCACTCAAGCGCCGGACCCGGGAAACAGCAGCCGCCCGAATTGCGTCGCAAATAACAATACGTGATTCTTCGAAAAATTGCCGGGCGCCGCTTTTCGGCTTATTGATAACTTCGACGGCGCCATACTGCATGGCTCTTAAGGTCGTATCTGCTCCTTTAACGGTCAGACTTGAACAGATAACAACCGGAACCGGATGTTGAGTCATAATCCTCTGCAGAAACGTCAAGCCGTCCATCCTCGGCATTTCAATATCGAGGGTTATGACATCCGGCATCTGTTTGGCGATTTTACTGGCGGCAATCAGCGGGTCGGCCGCCGTGCCGATAACATCAAGGTCTTCTTCCTTATTTATAATTTCACTCAGGGCCTGCCTGACAACAGCAGAATCATCAACAATCAGGACCTTGATAACTTTTTTCGACATCAAAAACCTCGCCCGACAGCAAGCGGCAACAAATATATGTACAATCTATTTCTTCTGATAAATTGCCGGTGCCAATTGATTCAAAGGCAACGGCATCCCGCTTAAAGTTTCCGAATGCCCCATGTAAAGGTATCCGCCCGACCTGAGGCATTGGCACAAGCGGTGCAGAAAACGCTCCTGGGTCGCACGGTCGAAATAGATAATGACATTACGGCAGAAAATAATATCCTTTGCTTCACCAACCTCGAATGATGAATCCATGAAATTGACCCTGCAGAATTTCAGCTTTTCGCGCAACGCCGGAACGATTCTCACCTGGCGCGACTCCGGATTTTTACTTTTCAATAAATACTTTTTGCGGAAATCATCCGGCACCGGCTCAATCTTGTCACGGTGGTAAATCCCGAGAATAGCTTTCTCGAGAACCTGGGTTGAAATATCTGTCGCCAGAATCTGATAATCAATTTTTTTGCTGTTCCAGAGAAAAGATTCGAGAAACATGGCGATGGTGTACGGCTCTTCACCGGATGAACAACCGGCACTCCAGATCCGCAACGGTCTTTCGATACCGGCACCCGACTTTGCAATAAGGGCCGGCACCGAGGTTCCAATCATATAATCAAAGTGTCGTGGTTCTCTGAAGAAATCGGTTTTGTTGGTGGTGACGACGTCGATCATATTGGTCAACTCTTCGACCATGCCGTCGGAGCTGAACAGATACTCGCGGTATGCTTCATAGGAATCAAGCCCGAGGGTGCGCAACCGTTTCCGTAATCGCGCTTCCAGCATACTCCGCTTGTGCAACGGCATCTTGATCCCGCACTGTTCGTAAATCAGGGCAGCAAACCGGGAGAAATCCTTATCGGAAATACGCAAACCGGTGAGGTCGCGCACCAGCGGTTTGGCCGGCTGTTCTGCTACAGATTTATCTGTTTCCTGATCCTTCATCCTGACCCCATTCCCTGACCAATACAAGGGAAGATGATTAATTGACAGTCGATGCCTGCCGGTCGAAACGCACAACATCGCGACATCGCGGACTCATCAGTTCTATTTTGCCGTCTGGCATCACGTTTACTCGGGGGAGCTTTCCGCCTCTTCACTGACGCTACGGGCAAATTCGAGATCATCGGCCGAAAAAACCTTATTGATATCGAGAATAATGACAAACTTGCCACCCAGATTACCCATTCCCCTGATGAATTCGGTATTCAACCTGGTGCCGATACGCGGAGCCGGCTCGATCTGGTTTTCATTCATATCCATGACTTCCCGAACCGAGTCGGCCATGGCTCCAACCGTGATCGGTTCGCCATCAATATTCACTTCGACAACAATAATGCACGAATCACGGGTTTTTTCGGCACCTTCCATTCCGAATTTCAGTCGCATATCAATAACCGGGACAACACTGCCGCGCAGATTGATCACCCCGAGCATGTAGTCGGGAGTTTGCGGAACCCGGGTCACTTCAGAAAAATCGAGCACCTCTTTGGCCATTACAACATCTATGGCAAAAATATCATCGGCCAGACTAAACGTGAGGAACTGGGTAGTTTCTGTTTTCTCGGAAACACTCATTTATAAGGCCTCCTGTTTAATGCGATTAATTAATAACGCTCGAAATCATCATCAAGGTCGTCGGAGCTCTCACCTATTCCATTCCTGGCAACGGAACCGGCTCTATTGGAGTCGACCTGCGGCAAAGCGGCTTGGGACTGCTGACGAGACGATCCGATGCCCTGACTATTCAGACCAGCAGGCCTGACAGTTGATGAAACCGACTGCGCATCCAGGCGGAAAAAGGCGATCATGTTCTGCAGCTGCTCCGATTGGCTCGAGAGCTCTTCAGCGGTACTCGCCATCTCTTCGGAGGCTGAGGCGTTCTGCTGAATCACCTGGTCGAGCTGCTGGATAGAACGGTTGATCTGGTCAGCTCCGGCATCCTGTTCCTTGCTGGCCGCAGCAATTTCCTGAACCAGTTCGGCGGTCTTCTGGATATTCGGCACAATATCACTGAGCAGTGCCCCGGCATTTTCGGCGACCTCAACGCTGGAGACCGACATCTCGCTGATTTCACCGGCTGCTATCTGGCTCCGTTCGGCCAGCTTACGGACTTCGGCCGCGACGACGGCAAAACCCTTGCCGTGTTCACCGGCCCGGGCCGCTTCAATGGCGGCGTTCAAAGCAAGCAGATTAGTCTGGCGGGCGATCTCTTCAATAATCATGATCTTGTCAGCGATCTCTTTCATCGCTCCGACGGTTTCGGTAAAGGCCTTACCACCATTCTCGGCGTTATCGGACGCCTGAATCGCAATCTTTTCAGTCTCCATGGCATTATCGGCATTCTGCCGGATATTGGCAGTCATCTGCTCGATCGAACTCGAGGCTTCTTCGGCCGAGGCGGCCTGCTCGGAAGCGCCCTGCGACATCTCTTCGGAAGAGGCGCTCATCGCTTGTGAACCGGAGGCCACGTTATCGGCCGATAAGCGAACATTGTTGATGACCTCGGTTAAATTATTCACCATGCGGATCAAAGCCTTACTGAGG is a genomic window of Desulfuromonas sp. containing:
- a CDS encoding histidine kinase — encoded protein: MKRLTDDELIKELEDRFAFNQKALSDLQEMTRKLETMNAKLQESEAVKSHFLSNIRNEINNPLTSIMGLSQQCLCSHPDDERCGSIARMIYLEAFHLDFQLQNIFVAAELEAGEAGPAYANVDVSTIIDRVVETFEYQLGEKKMNITADREKPLSFLTDARMVRLILVNLLGNAVEFCPDNGNVSVVAETDAGVLKLIVKDDGQGIPKEDQGAIFDRFKQLDVGTTKNHRGHGLGLSIVRSLVEILDGDISIESEEGKGCTVTITFEEPDIDVKDSASEGNMFIFDDAEQF
- a CDS encoding chemotaxis response regulator protein-glutamate methylesterase; protein product: MSKKVIKVLIVDDSAVVRQALSEIINKEEDLDVIGTAADPLIAASKIAKQMPDVITLDIEMPRMDGLTFLQRIMTQHPVPVVICSSLTVKGADTTLRAMQYGAVEVINKPKSGARQFFEESRIVICDAIRAAAVSRVRRLSDTAKVIEPKLTADAILPQPKSGLRLQTTQKIIALGASTGGTEAIRSFLEALPYDAPGVAIVQHMPEHFTAAFANRLNETCRVTVKEAKDGDTIIQGHALIAPGNRHMLLQRSGAKYYVALKDGPLVSRHRPSVDVLFRSTARYAGSNAIGVIMTGMGDDGAKGMLEMKHAGAINIAQNEKTCIVFGMPNEAIKLGAVDIVLPLDAIAEKVLKLGLN
- a CDS encoding chemotaxis protein CheR is translated as MKDQETDKSVAEQPAKPLVRDLTGLRISDKDFSRFAALIYEQCGIKMPLHKRSMLEARLRKRLRTLGLDSYEAYREYLFSSDGMVEELTNMIDVVTTNKTDFFREPRHFDYMIGTSVPALIAKSGAGIERPLRIWSAGCSSGEEPYTIAMFLESFLWNSKKIDYQILATDISTQVLEKAILGIYHRDKIEPVPDDFRKKYLLKSKNPESRQVRIVPALREKLKFCRVNFMDSSFEVGEAKDIIFCRNVIIYFDRATQERFLHRLCQCLRSGGYLYMGHSETLSGMPLPLNQLAPAIYQKK
- a CDS encoding chemotaxis protein CheW, with the translated sequence MSVSEKTETTQFLTFSLADDIFAIDVVMAKEVLDFSEVTRVPQTPDYMLGVINLRGSVVPVIDMRLKFGMEGAEKTRDSCIIVVEVNIDGEPITVGAMADSVREVMDMNENQIEPAPRIGTRLNTEFIRGMGNLGGKFVIILDINKVFSADDLEFARSVSEEAESSPE
- a CDS encoding chemotaxis protein, encoding MEFAVVQTQQLLTDASATRNRDAYAEAEDVAGEFKAGLGSFREMFRTENDRESLRKLDDIEQAYDEFVATGTRMAEAYISGGVEAGNAVMAEFDTDATAVASLVASFQQEQVDEIRANSQNILSSSSQVKTVQLVLGSIALFLGVVITLLITRSIVKPLAIAVDTAKRMAVGDLDMQIVVDSADETGVLLGAMKEMVDANRDVASMAEQIADGDLTVKLTPRSQADILSKALIRMVNNLTEVINNVRLSADNVASGSQAMSASSEEMSQGASEQAASAEEASSSIEQMTANIRQNADNAMETEKIAIQASDNAENGGKAFTETVGAMKEIADKIMIIEEIARQTNLLALNAAIEAARAGEHGKGFAVVAAEVRKLAERSQIAAGEISEMSVSSVEVAENAGALLSDIVPNIQKTAELVQEIAAASKEQDAGADQINRSIQQLDQVIQQNASASEEMASTAEELSSQSEQLQNMIAFFRLDAQSVSSTVRPAGLNSQGIGSSRQQSQAALPQVDSNRAGSVARNGIGESSDDLDDDFERY